The proteins below are encoded in one region of Pseudomonas entomophila L48:
- a CDS encoding microcin C ABC transporter permease YejB translates to MTAYILRRLLLIIPTLLAILLVNFAIVQAAPGGPVEQAVARLQGIGGGAPGARVEAVHSESRATRGLDPKLIDEIKRQYGFDKSAPERLWLMLGQYTRLDFGQSFFRGAKVTDLILDKLPVTLSLGFWATLITYLVSIPLGIRKAVRHGSRFDAWSSALIVIGYALPSFLFALLLIVLFAGGTSLNWFPVRGLVSDDFDQLSLLGKLADYFWHLVLPVGALVIGGFATLTLLTKNAFLDEIARQYVVTARAKGLSERRVLYGHVLRNAMLLVVAGLPQALITVFFAGSLLIEVIFSLDGLGRMSYEAAVSRDYPVVFGTLFIFTLAGLLIRLVGDLCYTALDPRIDFDARAH, encoded by the coding sequence ATGACCGCCTACATCCTGCGCCGCCTGCTGCTGATCATCCCCACGCTGCTGGCGATCCTGCTGGTCAATTTCGCCATCGTCCAGGCCGCGCCGGGCGGCCCGGTGGAGCAGGCGGTGGCGCGCCTGCAAGGCATCGGCGGCGGCGCGCCGGGTGCCCGGGTGGAGGCCGTGCACAGCGAGTCCCGCGCCACCCGCGGCCTGGACCCGAAGCTGATCGACGAGATCAAGCGCCAGTACGGCTTCGACAAGTCGGCCCCCGAACGCCTGTGGTTGATGCTCGGCCAGTACACCCGGCTGGACTTCGGCCAAAGCTTCTTTCGTGGCGCCAAGGTCACCGACCTGATCCTCGACAAACTGCCCGTCACCCTGTCGCTGGGCTTCTGGGCGACGCTGATCACCTACCTGGTGTCGATCCCGCTGGGCATCCGCAAGGCGGTGCGCCACGGCAGCCGCTTCGACGCCTGGAGCAGCGCGCTGATCGTGATCGGCTATGCCCTGCCCTCGTTCCTGTTCGCCCTGCTGCTGATCGTGCTGTTCGCCGGCGGCACCTCGCTGAACTGGTTCCCGGTGCGCGGGCTGGTGTCGGACGACTTCGACCAGCTCAGCCTGCTGGGCAAGCTCGCCGACTACTTCTGGCACCTGGTACTGCCGGTGGGCGCCCTGGTGATCGGCGGCTTCGCCACGCTGACCCTGCTGACCAAGAACGCCTTCCTCGACGAGATCGCCCGCCAGTACGTGGTCACCGCCCGGGCCAAGGGGCTGAGCGAACGCCGGGTGCTGTACGGCCATGTGTTGCGCAACGCCATGCTGCTGGTGGTGGCCGGCCTGCCCCAGGCGCTGATCACCGTGTTCTTCGCCGGCTCCCTGCTGATCGAGGTGATCTTCTCCCTCGACGGGCTCGGGCGCATGAGCTACGAGGCGGCGGTGTCGCGGGACTACCCGGTGGTGTTCGGCACGCTGTTCATATTCACCCTGGCCGGGTTGTTGATCCGCCTGGTCGGTGACCTCTGCTATACCGCGCTCGACCCACGTATCGACTTCGACGCGAGGGCGCACTGA
- a CDS encoding ABC transporter permease, whose product MLSPVSRRRFRRFRDNRLGWVSLWLFAGLLLLSLGAELVANDKPLLLSYKGELYTPALKRYTEQQFGGQLPFQPDYRSQYVRQLIEGQGGWMLFAPIPFSADTPNYDLQVPTPSPPSASNWLGTDDQGRDVLARVLYGTRVSLLFAFALTVLSVLIGVTAGALQGYHGGWVDLLGQRLLEVWSGLPVLYLLIILSGFVEPDFWWLLGIMALFSWLALVDVVRAEFLRGRNLEYVKAARALGLPDNQVMLRHILPNAMNATLTYIPFMLTGAITTLTALDFLGFGMPAGSASLGELVTQGKQHLEAPWLGFTAFFALALILSLLVFIGDALREAFDPRR is encoded by the coding sequence ATGCTTTCCCCGGTTTCCCGACGTCGTTTCAGGCGTTTTCGCGACAATCGCCTGGGCTGGGTCTCCTTGTGGCTGTTCGCCGGCCTGCTGTTGCTCAGCCTCGGCGCCGAACTGGTGGCCAACGACAAGCCATTGCTGCTCTCGTACAAGGGCGAGCTTTACACCCCCGCGCTCAAGCGCTACACCGAGCAGCAGTTCGGCGGCCAACTGCCGTTCCAGCCCGACTACCGCAGCCAGTACGTGCGCCAGCTGATCGAGGGCCAGGGCGGTTGGATGCTGTTCGCGCCGATCCCGTTCAGCGCCGACACCCCCAACTATGACCTGCAGGTACCCACCCCAAGCCCACCCAGCGCGAGCAACTGGCTGGGTACCGACGACCAGGGGCGTGATGTGCTGGCCCGGGTGCTGTACGGCACCCGCGTGTCGCTGCTGTTCGCCTTCGCCCTGACCGTGCTCAGCGTGCTGATCGGCGTGACTGCCGGCGCCTTGCAGGGTTACCACGGCGGTTGGGTCGACCTGCTCGGGCAACGTTTGCTGGAGGTGTGGTCGGGGCTGCCGGTGCTGTACCTGCTGATCATCCTGTCCGGTTTCGTCGAGCCAGATTTCTGGTGGCTGTTGGGGATCATGGCGCTATTTTCGTGGCTTGCCCTGGTCGATGTGGTGCGCGCCGAGTTTCTCCGCGGGCGCAACCTTGAGTACGTGAAGGCCGCACGGGCGCTGGGTTTGCCGGACAACCAGGTGATGCTGCGGCATATCCTGCCCAATGCGATGAACGCGACGCTGACCTACATCCCCTTCATGCTCACCGGGGCGATTACCACCCTTACCGCGCTGGACTTCCTCGGTTTCGGGATGCCGGCCGGCAGCGCCTCGCTGGGCGAGCTGGTGACCCAGGGCAAGCAGCACCTGGAAGCGCCGTGGCTGGGCTTTACCGCGTTCTTTGCCCTGGCGCTGATCCTGTCGTTACTGGTATTCATCGGCGATGCGCTGCGCGAGGCGTTCGACCCACGCCGGTAA
- a CDS encoding sigma-54 interaction domain-containing protein yields the protein MHDNLKDYPQVRQLAIRSLFEIIEQSSEGTVIVDRQARIVWMNERYARRFGLADAASAIGQPCEAVIPGSLMREVVNNGKPILLDMLDTPNEPLVVMRLPIHDDQDRLIGAIGFALFDELRSLSPLLKRYSSMQQELASTRSQLRARQARYSFAQFVGSSAACLEAKRRARRGASSDSPVLLLGETGTGKELLAHAIHAASPRAHKAFVSINSAAIPETLLEAEFFGTAPGAFTGAERKGRSGKLQLAEGGTLFLDEIGDMPLALQSKLLRVLQEKEYEPVGSNQMLRSDVRIIAATSIDLQAAMARGAFRADLYYRLNVLPIDVPPLRERLEDLPALCEAILAELGSQYELDAEAQALLGRHAWPGNIRELRNVLERATLLADQPRLGVQELKNALGPLSPVAIETTQLDYREACARFERGLIVDALARHAGNVPQAAQALGLGRSTLYKKMVALGIESQ from the coding sequence ATGCACGACAACCTCAAGGACTACCCCCAGGTCCGCCAACTGGCGATCCGCTCGCTGTTCGAGATCATCGAGCAGTCCAGCGAGGGCACGGTGATCGTCGACCGCCAGGCGCGCATCGTCTGGATGAACGAGCGCTACGCCCGGCGCTTCGGCCTGGCCGACGCCGCCAGTGCCATCGGCCAGCCCTGCGAGGCGGTGATCCCCGGCAGCCTGATGCGCGAAGTGGTGAACAACGGCAAGCCCATCCTGCTGGACATGCTCGACACCCCCAACGAACCGCTGGTGGTGATGCGCCTCCCCATCCACGACGACCAGGACAGGCTGATCGGCGCCATCGGCTTTGCCCTGTTCGACGAGCTGCGCAGCCTGTCACCGCTGCTCAAGCGCTATTCGAGCATGCAGCAGGAACTGGCCTCGACCCGCTCGCAACTGCGCGCCCGCCAGGCCCGCTACAGCTTCGCCCAGTTCGTCGGCAGCAGCGCCGCCTGCCTGGAAGCCAAACGCCGTGCGCGCCGTGGCGCGAGCAGCGACTCGCCGGTGCTGCTGCTCGGCGAGACCGGCACCGGCAAGGAGCTGCTGGCCCATGCCATCCATGCCGCCTCGCCCCGGGCGCACAAGGCGTTCGTCAGCATCAACAGCGCGGCGATACCCGAGACCCTGCTCGAAGCCGAGTTCTTCGGCACCGCCCCCGGCGCCTTCACCGGCGCCGAACGCAAGGGCCGCAGCGGCAAGCTGCAACTGGCCGAAGGCGGCACGCTATTCCTCGACGAGATCGGTGACATGCCGCTGGCATTGCAAAGCAAGCTGCTGCGGGTGCTGCAGGAGAAAGAATACGAACCGGTGGGCTCCAACCAGATGCTGCGCAGCGACGTGCGCATCATCGCCGCCACCTCCATCGACCTGCAAGCGGCGATGGCCCGCGGGGCGTTCAGGGCCGACCTGTATTACCGGTTGAATGTGCTGCCGATCGACGTGCCGCCGCTGCGTGAACGGCTGGAGGACCTGCCAGCGCTGTGCGAGGCAATCCTTGCCGAGCTGGGCAGCCAGTACGAGCTGGACGCCGAGGCCCAGGCGCTGCTGGGGCGGCATGCCTGGCCAGGGAACATTCGTGAACTGCGCAATGTGCTGGAACGGGCGACGTTGCTGGCGGACCAGCCGCGCCTGGGGGTGCAGGAGCTGAAGAACGCCCTGGGACCACTGAGCCCGGTGGCGATCGAGACGACTCAGCTGGACTATCGTGAGGCCTGCGCACGGTTCGAGCGCGGCTTGATTGTGGATGCCTTGGCGCGGCATGCCGGGAATGTGCCGCAGGCCGCGCAGGCGTTGGGGTTGGGGCGGTCTACGCTGTACAAGAAGATGGTCGCGCTGGGCATTGAGTCTCAATAA
- a CDS encoding GntP family permease produces MTVLIALAALALLMLAAYRGYSVILFAPIAALGAVLLTDPSAVAPTFTGVFMEKMVGFIKLYFPVFLLGAVFGKLIELSGFSRSIVAAAIRLLGTRQAMLVIVLVCALLTYGGVSLFVVVFAVYPFAAEMFRQSDIPKRLIPATIALGAFSFTMDALPGTPQIQNIIPSTFFNTTAWAAPWLGLIGTLFVFCTGMLYLQRQRNKAQRRGEGYGSDLRNEPETADDLALPNPWLALAPLILVGVMNLLFTHWIPQWYGASHTLQLPGMAAPVQSDVAKLTAIWAVQAALLVGILMVLVCAFGTIRQRLAEGTKSAVSGALLAAMNTASEYGFGAVIASLPGFLVLADALRGIPNPLVNEAITVTLLAGITGSASGGMSIALAAMSDSFIAAANAAHIPLEVLHRVAAMASGGMDTLPHNGAVITLLAVTGLTHREAYKDIFGITLIKTLAVFVVIATFYATGIV; encoded by the coding sequence ATGACCGTGCTCATCGCCCTGGCTGCCCTCGCCCTGCTGATGCTCGCCGCCTACCGCGGCTACAGCGTCATCCTGTTCGCCCCCATCGCCGCCCTCGGCGCCGTGCTGCTCACCGACCCGTCAGCGGTGGCCCCGACCTTCACCGGGGTGTTCATGGAGAAGATGGTCGGCTTCATCAAGCTGTACTTCCCGGTGTTCCTGCTCGGCGCCGTGTTCGGCAAGCTGATCGAACTGTCCGGCTTCTCGCGCTCGATCGTCGCCGCCGCCATTCGCCTGCTTGGCACCCGCCAGGCGATGCTGGTGATCGTGCTGGTCTGCGCCCTGCTCACCTACGGCGGCGTGTCGCTGTTCGTGGTGGTGTTCGCCGTCTACCCGTTCGCCGCCGAGATGTTCCGCCAGAGCGACATCCCCAAGCGGCTGATCCCGGCGACCATCGCCCTGGGCGCGTTCTCCTTCACCATGGACGCCCTGCCCGGCACGCCGCAGATCCAGAACATCATCCCCAGCACCTTCTTCAACACCACTGCCTGGGCCGCGCCCTGGCTGGGGCTGATCGGCACGCTGTTCGTGTTCTGCACCGGCATGCTCTACCTGCAGCGCCAGCGCAACAAGGCCCAGCGCCGCGGCGAAGGCTATGGCAGCGACCTGCGCAACGAACCGGAAACCGCCGACGACCTCGCCCTGCCCAACCCCTGGCTGGCCCTGGCCCCGCTGATCCTGGTGGGGGTGATGAACCTGCTGTTCACCCACTGGATCCCGCAGTGGTACGGCGCCAGCCACACCCTGCAACTGCCGGGCATGGCCGCGCCGGTGCAGAGCGACGTGGCCAAGCTCACGGCGATCTGGGCGGTGCAGGCGGCGCTGCTGGTGGGCATCCTGATGGTGCTGGTGTGCGCCTTCGGCACGATTCGCCAGCGCCTGGCCGAAGGTACCAAGAGCGCGGTAAGCGGCGCCTTGCTGGCGGCGATGAACACGGCCTCGGAGTATGGCTTCGGCGCGGTGATCGCCTCGCTGCCAGGCTTCCTGGTACTGGCCGACGCCCTGCGCGGCATCCCCAACCCCTTGGTGAACGAAGCCATCACCGTGACCCTGCTGGCCGGTATCACCGGCTCGGCCTCCGGCGGCATGAGCATCGCCCTCGCCGCCATGAGCGACAGCTTCATCGCCGCCGCCAACGCCGCGCATATTCCCCTCGAGGTGTTGCACCGGGTCGCGGCCATGGCCAGCGGCGGCATGGACACCCTGCCGCACAACGGCGCGGTGATCACGCTGCTGGCGGTGACCGGGCTGACCCACCGCGAGGCGTACAAGGATATTTTCGGTATTACCCTGATCAAGACCCTGGCCGTGTTCGTGGTCATCGCCACGTTCTACGCCACCGGCATCGTTTGA
- the hbdH gene encoding 3-hydroxybutyrate dehydrogenase → MTLKGKTALVTGSTSGIGLGIAQVLAEAGANILLNGFGDPAPALAEIARHGVKVAHHPADLSDVTQIEQMFALVEREFGALDILVNNAGIQHVAPVEQFPVEAWDKIIALNLSAVFHGSRLALPGMRARGWGRIVNIASVHGLVGSTGKAAYVAAKHGVVGLTKVIGLETATSNVTCNAICPGWVLTPLVQKQIDDRAAKGGDPLQAQHDLLAEKQPSLAFVTPRHLGELVLFLCSEAGSQVRGAAWNVDGGWLAQ, encoded by the coding sequence ATGACGCTCAAAGGCAAGACCGCACTGGTCACCGGTTCCACCAGCGGCATTGGGCTGGGCATCGCCCAGGTACTGGCCGAGGCCGGCGCGAACATCCTGCTCAACGGCTTTGGCGACCCGGCACCGGCCCTCGCCGAAATCGCCCGCCACGGCGTGAAAGTCGCCCATCATCCCGCCGACCTGTCCGACGTGACGCAGATCGAACAGATGTTCGCCCTGGTCGAGCGCGAGTTCGGCGCGCTGGATATCCTCGTCAACAACGCCGGCATCCAGCACGTGGCGCCGGTCGAGCAGTTTCCGGTCGAGGCCTGGGACAAGATCATCGCCCTCAACCTGTCGGCGGTGTTCCATGGCAGCCGCCTGGCGCTGCCGGGCATGCGCGCACGGGGTTGGGGACGTATCGTCAACATCGCCTCGGTGCATGGCTTGGTAGGCTCGACCGGCAAGGCCGCCTACGTGGCCGCCAAGCATGGCGTGGTCGGTCTGACCAAGGTGATCGGGCTGGAGACCGCCACCAGCAACGTCACCTGCAATGCCATCTGCCCAGGCTGGGTGCTGACCCCGCTGGTGCAGAAGCAGATCGATGATCGTGCGGCCAAGGGTGGCGATCCGCTGCAGGCACAGCACGACCTGCTGGCCGAGAAGCAGCCGTCCCTGGCCTTCGTGACACCCCGCCACCTCGGCGAACTGGTATTGTTCCTGTGCAGCGAGGCCGGCAGCCAGGTCCGCGGCGCCGCCTGGAATGTCGACGGCGGCTGGCTCGCCCAGTGA
- a CDS encoding acetoacetate--CoA ligase gives MNDVLWRPSTSRIEASRMDAFRRRVNLRFNLQLDDYAALHRWSIEHRPQFWQTLSEYFHVRWHEPPTHVLEEGPRIADARWFTDATLNFAEHLLQRRDDRTAVIAVREDGTRRQLTHNELAAQVAGLQRAFKQAGIQPGDRIAAVMPNTWETLVAMLAATSLGAVWSSCSPEFGTHGIIDRFGQIAPKVLIACAGCEYAGKALDLVEKINQVTEQLPSLETVLVVPYTRSNTLADEFTHANARLWDDFCKPGGAPIFTALPFDHPLYILYSSGTTGVPKCIVHRAGGVLLQHLKEHGLHNDLKADDVLFYYTTCGWMMWNWLVSGLAVGATVVLYDGSPLHPGPERLLDLIDAEGIQAFGTSAKYLAALEQAGVEPAKSHRLDSLRLLLSTGSPLSPHSYDYVYTRVKPDVCLASMSGGTDIVACFVAGNPLLPVRRGEIAGKALGMAVEVWNAHGKPVIGEKGELVCTQPFPSMPLGFWGDDDGSRYHDAYFSQFENVWCQGDYAEEYPGGGLVIHGRSDAVLNPGGVRIGTAEIYRQVEKVEEVLESVAIGQDWGNDIRVVLFVRLRDGLQLDDTLRQHIRQVIRQYATPRHVPAVIAQVTDIPRTLSGKLVELAIRNVVHGLPVKNTDALANPEALEQFRDRAELKA, from the coding sequence ATGAACGATGTACTCTGGCGCCCCAGTACGTCCCGGATCGAAGCCAGCCGGATGGACGCCTTCCGCCGCCGGGTCAACCTGCGCTTCAACCTCCAGCTGGACGACTATGCGGCCCTGCACCGCTGGAGCATCGAACACCGTCCACAGTTCTGGCAGACCCTCAGCGAGTACTTTCACGTTCGTTGGCATGAACCGCCCACTCACGTGCTGGAAGAAGGCCCACGGATTGCCGACGCCCGCTGGTTCACCGACGCCACGCTCAACTTCGCCGAACACTTGTTGCAGCGGCGCGATGATCGCACCGCCGTGATCGCCGTGCGTGAGGATGGCACCCGTCGCCAGCTCACTCACAACGAACTTGCCGCCCAGGTGGCCGGCTTGCAACGGGCTTTTAAGCAAGCCGGCATCCAGCCCGGCGACCGGATTGCCGCCGTGATGCCCAACACCTGGGAAACCCTGGTGGCCATGCTCGCCGCCACCAGCCTGGGCGCGGTCTGGTCAAGCTGCTCGCCCGAGTTCGGTACCCACGGCATCATCGACCGCTTCGGGCAGATCGCCCCCAAGGTGCTGATCGCCTGCGCTGGCTGCGAGTACGCGGGGAAAGCGCTCGACCTGGTGGAGAAGATCAACCAGGTCACCGAGCAATTACCGAGCCTGGAAACAGTGCTCGTCGTGCCCTACACACGCTCCAATACCCTGGCAGACGAGTTTACCCACGCTAACGCCAGGCTCTGGGACGACTTCTGTAAACCCGGTGGCGCACCGATCTTCACCGCGTTGCCTTTTGACCACCCGCTGTACATCCTCTACTCCAGCGGCACCACGGGCGTGCCCAAGTGCATTGTCCACCGTGCCGGTGGCGTGCTGCTGCAGCACCTCAAGGAGCACGGCCTGCACAACGACCTCAAAGCGGATGACGTGCTGTTCTACTACACCACCTGCGGCTGGATGATGTGGAACTGGCTGGTAAGCGGATTGGCGGTCGGCGCCACCGTGGTGCTGTACGACGGCTCGCCCTTGCACCCGGGCCCCGAGCGCCTGCTCGACCTGATCGACGCCGAAGGTATCCAGGCCTTCGGCACCAGCGCCAAGTACCTGGCGGCGCTGGAACAGGCCGGGGTGGAGCCGGCGAAATCCCATCGCCTCGACAGCCTGCGCCTGCTGCTCAGTACCGGCTCGCCGTTGTCGCCGCACAGCTACGACTACGTGTATACCCGAGTCAAACCCGATGTGTGCCTGGCGTCCATGTCCGGCGGTACGGATATCGTCGCCTGTTTCGTGGCGGGCAACCCGCTGCTGCCGGTGCGCCGTGGTGAAATTGCCGGCAAGGCGCTGGGCATGGCGGTCGAAGTGTGGAACGCGCACGGCAAGCCGGTGATCGGCGAGAAAGGCGAGCTGGTCTGCACCCAGCCGTTCCCGTCGATGCCACTGGGTTTCTGGGGCGACGACGATGGCAGCCGCTACCACGACGCCTATTTCAGCCAATTCGAAAATGTCTGGTGCCAGGGTGACTACGCCGAGGAGTATCCCGGCGGCGGCCTGGTGATCCACGGCCGCTCGGACGCCGTGCTCAACCCGGGCGGGGTGCGTATCGGCACCGCGGAGATCTACCGCCAGGTGGAAAAGGTCGAGGAAGTGCTGGAAAGCGTGGCCATCGGCCAGGACTGGGGCAACGACATCCGCGTGGTACTGTTCGTGCGCCTGCGCGACGGCCTGCAACTGGACGATACACTGCGCCAGCACATCCGCCAGGTGATCCGCCAGTACGCCACGCCGCGCCATGTGCCGGCGGTGATCGCCCAGGTCACCGACATCCCGCGCACCCTCAGCGGCAAGCTGGTGGAGCTGGCGATCCGCAATGTGGTGCATGGCCTGCCGGTGAAGAACACCGATGCCCTGGCCAACCCCGAGGCGCTGGAGCAGTTCCGCGACCGTGCGGAGCTCAAGGCGTGA
- a CDS encoding peptidylprolyl isomerase, producing the protein MKAQARHILVKTADEAEKLKQRIANGEAFDVLAKKFSTCPSGKRGGDLGEVRPGQLVGAIDQVIFKKPLRVVHGPIKSKFGYHLVQTFYRD; encoded by the coding sequence ATGAAAGCCCAAGCCCGCCACATCCTGGTCAAGACCGCTGACGAAGCCGAGAAGCTCAAGCAGCGCATCGCCAACGGCGAGGCCTTCGACGTGCTGGCGAAGAAGTTCTCCACCTGCCCCTCCGGCAAGCGCGGCGGCGACCTGGGCGAGGTGCGCCCGGGCCAGTTGGTCGGCGCCATCGACCAGGTGATCTTCAAGAAGCCCCTGCGCGTGGTGCACGGGCCAATCAAGAGCAAGTTCGGTTATCACCTGGTGCAAACGTTCTACCGCGATTGA
- a CDS encoding autotransporter outer membrane beta-barrel domain-containing protein, whose product MRYLPLLAPITLPLLTLPLLAHAQTLTVSPGDNLGAVVQTEAIDDVIMTGGTVDSLNQRDGYDTFKMTGGHIKGVFENGDSARFEGGTIGRVDLNLANNVFIMSQDTAVDTRIEGDLLSERGDDTFTLRGGSIGGRVYTGSGDDRVTVSGLGGKTQLTRLDGGAGNDSLVFQGSQLSTGTDYTYWEVIWLNDNSHLRLDDTLTLGDGTSATGILTIDASSTLSSRQGMVAAFIPGQKITVRNAGLIDLSTGNDAQGRLTLNGDYLGDNGTLKLKSVLAGDEAASDRLVVSLGSISGSTNLQVDNLGGAGAATARNGIQVVEAREGATSGDTAFVQTQTLSAGAYDYRLFKGGVTAGSENNWYLRSTLVAPPPASAGEPTIQVPIAAPAPGLDALPTPIPGRNLPLYRPEVPVYASAARGAAIITRQALGTFHQRQGDQHLLAGNGALPASWGQAYGGHLRQQWSGTVSPSLDGNLHGFKVGQDLYAHASDSGYRQHMGLYLGHSRLDADVKGFALAVKDRRVGDLKLDGDSVGAYWSLVGPQRWYLDSVLQYTRFDGRARSDRGGKLDIDGHAWAASVETGYPIALSHQWTLEPQAQLIVQKTALDSASDSVSHVSHDAQVEFTGRLGVRLEGAFEHLGVRLLQPYVQLDLWHGDGGRDTLTFNHADRIKTDYRYTSLQLEAGLVAQISDALSLHGAVLYSGNLDSRQQEASGVNLGVRWQF is encoded by the coding sequence ATGCGTTATCTGCCCCTGCTTGCGCCTATCACCCTCCCCCTGCTCACACTGCCACTGCTCGCTCACGCCCAGACCCTGACGGTTTCACCGGGCGACAACCTGGGCGCGGTGGTGCAGACCGAAGCCATCGACGACGTCATCATGACGGGCGGAACCGTCGACTCCCTCAACCAGCGTGATGGCTACGACACGTTCAAGATGACCGGCGGGCATATCAAAGGTGTCTTCGAGAATGGTGACTCGGCCAGATTCGAAGGTGGCACGATTGGACGGGTGGACCTCAATCTCGCCAACAACGTATTCATCATGTCCCAGGACACGGCAGTTGACACTCGCATCGAGGGCGACCTGCTGAGTGAACGTGGCGACGACACGTTCACCCTCCGTGGCGGCAGCATCGGCGGCCGGGTCTACACCGGCTCCGGCGACGACCGAGTAACCGTCAGCGGCCTCGGCGGCAAGACCCAGCTCACACGCCTCGACGGTGGCGCCGGCAATGACAGCCTGGTCTTCCAGGGCAGCCAGCTCAGCACAGGCACCGACTACACCTACTGGGAGGTGATCTGGCTCAACGACAACAGCCATCTACGCCTCGATGACACCCTCACCCTGGGTGACGGCACCAGCGCCACTGGAATACTCACCATCGACGCCAGCAGCACACTGTCTTCACGGCAAGGCATGGTAGCGGCATTCATCCCTGGCCAGAAAATCACCGTACGCAACGCAGGACTGATCGACCTGAGCACAGGCAACGATGCCCAAGGGCGCCTCACCCTGAACGGCGACTACCTCGGCGACAACGGCACGCTGAAACTCAAGAGTGTGCTGGCGGGTGACGAGGCGGCCTCCGACCGCCTCGTGGTAAGCCTGGGCAGCATTTCCGGCAGCACCAACCTGCAGGTCGACAATCTCGGCGGTGCAGGCGCAGCCACGGCGCGCAACGGCATCCAGGTGGTGGAGGCCCGCGAGGGCGCTACCAGCGGCGACACGGCCTTCGTCCAGACCCAGACGCTTTCGGCCGGTGCCTACGACTATCGCCTGTTCAAAGGTGGCGTGACCGCTGGCAGCGAAAACAACTGGTACTTGCGCTCCACCCTGGTGGCGCCGCCGCCAGCCAGTGCGGGTGAGCCAACCATTCAAGTTCCGATTGCCGCGCCTGCCCCAGGCCTGGATGCGCTTCCCACGCCAATCCCTGGCCGGAACCTTCCCTTGTATCGCCCCGAAGTGCCGGTCTATGCCTCAGCTGCCCGGGGCGCCGCGATCATCACTCGGCAGGCCCTGGGCACCTTTCACCAACGCCAGGGTGACCAACACCTGCTCGCCGGCAATGGCGCGCTGCCCGCAAGCTGGGGCCAAGCCTACGGTGGTCACCTGCGCCAACAGTGGAGCGGCACGGTCAGCCCAAGCCTGGATGGCAACCTGCATGGATTCAAGGTGGGCCAGGACCTATATGCTCATGCCAGCGACAGTGGCTATCGCCAGCACATGGGCCTGTATCTCGGCCACAGCCGATTGGATGCCGACGTCAAGGGTTTCGCCCTGGCGGTAAAAGATCGCCGTGTCGGCGACCTGAAACTCGATGGCGACAGTGTCGGCGCCTACTGGAGCCTTGTCGGGCCGCAGCGCTGGTACCTCGACAGTGTGCTCCAATACACCCGCTTCGACGGCCGCGCCCGCTCCGATCGTGGCGGCAAGCTCGATATCGATGGCCATGCCTGGGCGGCCTCGGTCGAAACGGGCTATCCCATCGCCTTGTCACATCAGTGGACGCTGGAGCCCCAAGCCCAGCTGATTGTCCAGAAGACCGCGCTGGACAGCGCCAGCGACAGCGTCTCGCACGTCAGCCACGATGCCCAGGTCGAATTCACCGGTCGCCTGGGCGTGCGCCTGGAGGGTGCTTTCGAGCATCTGGGTGTGCGCCTGCTGCAGCCCTATGTCCAGCTCGACCTGTGGCATGGGGACGGTGGCCGCGACACCCTGACCTTCAACCATGCGGACAGGATCAAGACCGACTACCGCTACACCTCGCTGCAACTCGAAGCTGGCCTGGTCGCCCAGATCAGCGATGCGCTGAGCCTGCACGGCGCAGTGCTGTACAGCGGCAACCTCGACAGCCGCCAGCAGGAAGCCAGCGGCGTGAACCTGGGGGTACGCTGGCAGTTCTAG
- a CDS encoding LysE family translocator has protein sequence MDLSSLLLFIPACFALNMAPGPNNLLSLHNASRYGLRTACVAGGGRLLAFSGMIALAAMGLAVVLHTSEYLFLAIKVLGAGYLFYIAWQLWRAPVGEAQVAGDQPRGTWKLARQEFWVAAGNPKAILIFTAFLPQFVTVGGATPVSEQFLQLGVLFLLLEWAAIAIYAGLGAYLQRWFERPGPRRVFNRVSASLLGAAGLGLLAARR, from the coding sequence ATGGACCTGTCGAGCCTGTTGCTGTTCATCCCTGCCTGCTTTGCCCTGAACATGGCCCCAGGGCCGAACAACCTGCTGTCCCTGCACAATGCCAGCCGCTATGGCCTGCGCACCGCTTGCGTGGCCGGTGGCGGCCGGCTGCTGGCGTTCAGCGGGATGATCGCCCTGGCCGCCATGGGCCTGGCGGTGGTGCTGCACACCAGCGAATACCTGTTCCTGGCGATCAAGGTGCTGGGCGCGGGCTACCTGTTCTATATCGCCTGGCAACTGTGGCGGGCGCCGGTGGGCGAGGCGCAGGTGGCGGGGGATCAGCCGCGCGGCACTTGGAAACTGGCACGCCAGGAGTTCTGGGTGGCGGCCGGCAATCCAAAGGCGATCCTGATCTTCACCGCTTTCCTGCCGCAGTTCGTCACCGTAGGCGGCGCCACGCCGGTCAGCGAGCAGTTCCTGCAATTGGGCGTGCTGTTCCTGCTGCTGGAATGGGCGGCCATCGCGATCTACGCAGGGCTGGGCGCCTACCTGCAGCGCTGGTTCGAGCGCCCGGGGCCGCGCCGGGTGTTCAATCGTGTCAGTGCTTCGCTGCTGGGTGCTGCCGGGCTTGGGTTGCTGGCTGCCCGTCGCTAG